From a single Lolium rigidum isolate FL_2022 chromosome 7, APGP_CSIRO_Lrig_0.1, whole genome shotgun sequence genomic region:
- the LOC124673992 gene encoding uncharacterized protein LOC124673992, with product MFTDGMSKLTVGVCIMVALSLAVFLTIVVLLLADLFCSHLRRRRLRAAEMAPHKRPKLGVPASSLPHTADDASVATTTTTATHEALSSTPPFYYAHGVMCAPTRKDLLLAIPKLEAAVWKWSPARRSSPSPSPPRSEPTACESSSSAYSDGFLRISNPVYERGATAAPGGYEEDTPFDTPDASPSPNGITEEDGAFSPPLSMMRKLPPLGVLACPPPMAAGFYDGRPPVTLWPGTVATDANRASSSSSNFTTRFFSS from the coding sequence ATGTTCACCGACGGCATGTCGAAGCTGACAGTGGGGGTGTGCATCATGGTGGCGCTCAGCCTGGCCGTCTTCCTcaccatcgtcgtcctcctcctcgccgacCTCTTCTGCTCCCACctccgacgccgccgcctccgcgcggCCGAGATGGCGCCGCACAAGAGGCCGAAGCTTGGCGTCCCGGCGTCGTCCCTGCCGCACACCGCCGACGACGCGTCggtggccaccaccaccacgacgGCGACGCACGAGGCGCTCTCCAGCACCCCGCCCTTCTACTACGCGCACGGCGTCATGTGCGCGCCCACCCGCAAGGACCTCCTCCTCGCCATCCCCAAGCTGGAGGCCGCCGTGTGGAAGTGGTCTCCCGCGCgccgctcctcgccgtcgccgtcgccgccgcggtccGAGCCCACCGCCTgcgagtcctcctcctccgcgtaCAGCGACGGCTTCCTGCGCATCTCCAACCCCGTGTACGAGCGGGGCGCCAccgccgccccgggcgggtacgaAGAAGACACGCCGTTCGACACGCCTGACGCATCGCCGTCCCCGAATGGGATTACAGAGGAAGATGGGGCTTTCTCGCCGCCGCTGTCCATGATGAGGAAGCTTCCGCCGCTGGGCGTGCTGGCGTGCCCTCCGCCCATGGCGGCGGGCTTCTACGATGGCCGGCCGCCGGTGACTCTATGGCCCGGGACGGTCGCCACCGACGCcaaccgggcctcctcctcgtcgtccaacTTCACCACGCGATTCTTCTCTTCGTAG